The following coding sequences lie in one Anoplolepis gracilipes chromosome 4, ASM4749672v1, whole genome shotgun sequence genomic window:
- the Scar gene encoding uncharacterized protein Scar isoform X1: MPLPKRLVEPVHVARGTIPEDFPLPSELEAATNGTLANTIRQLSSLSRHAEDLFGELAREAHGLSDRANSLQARIDRLAVKVTQLDSNVEEVSLQDIHMRKAFKSSVVFDQQVVSRDTMPTAMLETYHQCDTPPPLDKLNIYREDGKDGLKFYTDPNYFFDLWSQEMLKDTEKKLHDRGKKSESEYAEPFREPHRPRNEGGGGGGGGRHKKRVRQPHNTRERQRQLAVGHGEYIMPTQTVQYRAPHMQPGDDTLLGMVMTDPRPPRPNSIELRRSYPPEEQHLYSPPSSDYRATNYIAQGYDENSYGSHYAPGQVPAGSETYQSPGGQSTPSRGGRSRPSQPPPAPPSNASSNSTPTVASANNTPTRGRSMSTGRDTLPPPPPPPGETMSPPSMNGSIPSHLLNRNGSRTDSPLPSQRSTPTPPNHSGQLGVDETDPAPQDLPPPPPTPDPTPPRPISPPSNIPPPPPPPPPPPVANGPTAPLPLTNGDIAKMIATNPPKLKPLKSIIDGQLRKPVNPNIPLVDPRNDLLKAIRDGIKLRKVEKIEQKEVERVNALNDVASILARRVAVEFSDSDSASESECDSEGWGEQESNLA, from the exons ATGCCGCTTCCGAAACGATTAGTGGAGCCCGTACACGTGGCGCGTGGAACCATCCCCGAGGATTTTCCACTGCCGTCGGAGCTCGAAGCAGCCACTAACGGCACTTTAGCCAATACTATCAGACAATTGTCGAGTCTATCGAGGCACGCTGAGGATCTGTTCGGCGAGCTGGCGAGGGAGGCGCACGGATTGAGCGATCGAGCCAACTCTCTGCAGGCTAGGATAGATCGTTTGGCCGTCAAGGTCACCCAATTGGATAGTAATGTCGAAGAAG TTTCGTTGCAAGATATACACATGAGAAAAGCCTTCAAGAGTTCCGTAGTATTCGATCAACAAGTCGTCTCCAGAGACACGATGCCGACAGCGATGCTGGAGACCTATCACCAATGCGATACGCCGCCGCCTCTAGACAAGCTTAATATTTACAG AGAGGACGGCAAGGATGGTTTAAAGTTCTATACCGACCCGAATTACTTTTTTGACTTGTGGAGTCAGGAGATGCTCAAGGACACGGAAAAGAAGTTGCATGATCGAGGGAAGAAG AGCGAGTCTGAATATGCCGAACCGTTCAGAGAG CCGCATAGGCCTCGGAATGAGGGTGGTGGTGGAGGTGGCGGCGGCAGGCACAAGAAGCGTGTAAGACAGCCGCACAATACTAGGGAACGGCAACGGCAACTGGCTGTTGGCCACGGCGAGTATATCATGCCGACGCAGACGGTGCAGTATAGGGCGCCGCACATGCAGCCTGGCGATGACACGCTACTGGGAATGGTGATGACAGATCCTAGGCCACCCAGGCCTAACAGTATCGAACTGCGGCGAAGTTATCCTCCGGAAGAGCAGCATCTTTACAGCCCGCCTTCTTCCGACTACAG ggCAACGAACTACATAGCTCAGGGCTACGATGAAAACTCGTACGGATCGCATTACGCACCGGGTCAAGTGCCGGCCGGCAGCGAAACGTATCAGAGTCCTGGCGGTCAGAGCACTCCAAGCCGAGGCGGCAGATCACGGCCGTCACAGCCACCACCGGCGCCACCAAGTAATGCTTCCAGCAACTCTACGCCTACGGTAGCATCCGCCAACAACACCCCCACTAGGGGGAGATCCATGAGTACCGGTAGAGACACTCTACCGCCGCCACCTCCACCTCCGGGAGAAACCATGTCTCCTCCTTCCATGAACg GTTCCATACCATCGCACTTGCTGAACAGGAACGGAAGTCGGACGGATAGTCCTCTGCCGAGCCAACGCTCGACACCGACGCCGCCGAACCATTCGGGCCAGTTGGGCGTGGACGAAACGGACCCGGCACCCCAGGATCTTCCGCCGCCCCCACCTACTCCAGATCCTACTCCGCCGAGACCCATCTCACCTCCCAGTAACAttccaccaccaccaccgccgccgcctcCTCCACCGGTTGCCAACGGCCCGACAGCGCCGTTGCCACTTACGAATGGCGATATCGCGAAAATGATCGCGACCAATCCGCCGAAGCTGAAGCCTCTGAAGAGCATCATAGACGGTCAATTGAGGAAACCTGTCAATCCGAATATTCCACTGGTCGATCCGCGAAACGATCTGCTCAAGGCGATTCGCGATG GGATAAAGCTACGCAAGGTGGAAAAAATTGAACAGAAGGAGGTAGAGCGCGTGAATGCGCTCAACGACGTCGCATCCATTTTGGCGCGCCGCGTTGCCGTCGAATTTAGCGACAGCGATTCGGCATCGGAGAGCGAGTGCGACAGCGAGGGATGGGGTGAACAGGAGAGCAATCTGGCGTGA
- the Scar gene encoding actin-binding protein WASF3 isoform X2: MPLPKRLVEPVHVARGTIPEDFPLPSELEAATNGTLANTIRQLSSLSRHAEDLFGELAREAHGLSDRANSLQARIDRLAVKVTQLDSNVEEVSLQDIHMRKAFKSSVVFDQQVVSRDTMPTAMLETYHQCDTPPPLDKLNIYREDGKDGLKFYTDPNYFFDLWSQEMLKDTEKKLHDRGKKPHRPRNEGGGGGGGGRHKKRVRQPHNTRERQRQLAVGHGEYIMPTQTVQYRAPHMQPGDDTLLGMVMTDPRPPRPNSIELRRSYPPEEQHLYSPPSSDYRATNYIAQGYDENSYGSHYAPGQVPAGSETYQSPGGQSTPSRGGRSRPSQPPPAPPSNASSNSTPTVASANNTPTRGRSMSTGRDTLPPPPPPPGETMSPPSMNGSIPSHLLNRNGSRTDSPLPSQRSTPTPPNHSGQLGVDETDPAPQDLPPPPPTPDPTPPRPISPPSNIPPPPPPPPPPPVANGPTAPLPLTNGDIAKMIATNPPKLKPLKSIIDGQLRKPVNPNIPLVDPRNDLLKAIRDGIKLRKVEKIEQKEVERVNALNDVASILARRVAVEFSDSDSASESECDSEGWGEQESNLA; the protein is encoded by the exons ATGCCGCTTCCGAAACGATTAGTGGAGCCCGTACACGTGGCGCGTGGAACCATCCCCGAGGATTTTCCACTGCCGTCGGAGCTCGAAGCAGCCACTAACGGCACTTTAGCCAATACTATCAGACAATTGTCGAGTCTATCGAGGCACGCTGAGGATCTGTTCGGCGAGCTGGCGAGGGAGGCGCACGGATTGAGCGATCGAGCCAACTCTCTGCAGGCTAGGATAGATCGTTTGGCCGTCAAGGTCACCCAATTGGATAGTAATGTCGAAGAAG TTTCGTTGCAAGATATACACATGAGAAAAGCCTTCAAGAGTTCCGTAGTATTCGATCAACAAGTCGTCTCCAGAGACACGATGCCGACAGCGATGCTGGAGACCTATCACCAATGCGATACGCCGCCGCCTCTAGACAAGCTTAATATTTACAG AGAGGACGGCAAGGATGGTTTAAAGTTCTATACCGACCCGAATTACTTTTTTGACTTGTGGAGTCAGGAGATGCTCAAGGACACGGAAAAGAAGTTGCATGATCGAGGGAAGAAG CCGCATAGGCCTCGGAATGAGGGTGGTGGTGGAGGTGGCGGCGGCAGGCACAAGAAGCGTGTAAGACAGCCGCACAATACTAGGGAACGGCAACGGCAACTGGCTGTTGGCCACGGCGAGTATATCATGCCGACGCAGACGGTGCAGTATAGGGCGCCGCACATGCAGCCTGGCGATGACACGCTACTGGGAATGGTGATGACAGATCCTAGGCCACCCAGGCCTAACAGTATCGAACTGCGGCGAAGTTATCCTCCGGAAGAGCAGCATCTTTACAGCCCGCCTTCTTCCGACTACAG ggCAACGAACTACATAGCTCAGGGCTACGATGAAAACTCGTACGGATCGCATTACGCACCGGGTCAAGTGCCGGCCGGCAGCGAAACGTATCAGAGTCCTGGCGGTCAGAGCACTCCAAGCCGAGGCGGCAGATCACGGCCGTCACAGCCACCACCGGCGCCACCAAGTAATGCTTCCAGCAACTCTACGCCTACGGTAGCATCCGCCAACAACACCCCCACTAGGGGGAGATCCATGAGTACCGGTAGAGACACTCTACCGCCGCCACCTCCACCTCCGGGAGAAACCATGTCTCCTCCTTCCATGAACg GTTCCATACCATCGCACTTGCTGAACAGGAACGGAAGTCGGACGGATAGTCCTCTGCCGAGCCAACGCTCGACACCGACGCCGCCGAACCATTCGGGCCAGTTGGGCGTGGACGAAACGGACCCGGCACCCCAGGATCTTCCGCCGCCCCCACCTACTCCAGATCCTACTCCGCCGAGACCCATCTCACCTCCCAGTAACAttccaccaccaccaccgccgccgcctcCTCCACCGGTTGCCAACGGCCCGACAGCGCCGTTGCCACTTACGAATGGCGATATCGCGAAAATGATCGCGACCAATCCGCCGAAGCTGAAGCCTCTGAAGAGCATCATAGACGGTCAATTGAGGAAACCTGTCAATCCGAATATTCCACTGGTCGATCCGCGAAACGATCTGCTCAAGGCGATTCGCGATG GGATAAAGCTACGCAAGGTGGAAAAAATTGAACAGAAGGAGGTAGAGCGCGTGAATGCGCTCAACGACGTCGCATCCATTTTGGCGCGCCGCGTTGCCGTCGAATTTAGCGACAGCGATTCGGCATCGGAGAGCGAGTGCGACAGCGAGGGATGGGGTGAACAGGAGAGCAATCTGGCGTGA
- the LOC140665116 gene encoding uncharacterized protein, with amino-acid sequence MYTCEENHEKPPTWLIISVEDTLPHAADLHKVGSILRLQKVTTTLQYSPTTITDGGKWRMTMTKMSCCFHRLFTLIRSCILVRTCDWASRECTCRPYGHA; translated from the exons ATGTACACCTGCGAAGAAAACCATGAAAAGCCTCCGACATGGCTAATAATATCTGTCGAAG ACACGCTGCCGCATGCAGCAGACTTGCATAAGGTAGGCAGTATCCTAAGGCTGCAAAAGGTCACTACTACGCTGCAGTACTCGCCTACTACTATCACC GACGGCGGTAAATGGCGAATGACAATGACGAAAATGTCGTGCTGTTTCCACCGATTATTCACGCTTATTCGCAGTTGCATTCTGGTGCGCACGTGCGACTGGGCGAGCAGAGAATGCACATGTCGACCATATGGTCACGCATAA